The following are encoded in a window of Methanomicrobia archaeon genomic DNA:
- a CDS encoding protein translocase subunit SecF yields MQIPDVDSLFEKVDITKYPVRKFIAIPLIILFIAFAVLAYTQVSIDSPVRLGTDFEGGTVVKVVTGESQEALEARFAAYPVSSIRASGGENEMSIEFGQMSDSQKDELIAMLQADYGSYELRDISPLFGEELQGQAKDAVVVAFILMALVVFVVFRTVIPPLAVIFAAFSNIVVALACMNVVGLELSLGTVAALLMLIGYSVDSNILLTTNLLRKKGDLNEKVRNTMKTGVTMTFTTFVAIFAMFLVSSTIHLFSAHFAPIPILRDISLVILFGLVMDLMNTWLFNAGVLRWYLERKESKKYGKRPVKSGATKKKNAKNKSSMV; encoded by the coding sequence ATGCAAATACCAGACGTAGACAGCCTGTTCGAGAAAGTGGATATAACGAAATATCCAGTGAGAAAGTTTATTGCGATACCTCTGATCATTCTCTTCATTGCGTTTGCCGTGCTCGCGTACACGCAGGTCAGCATCGACTCGCCAGTTCGGTTAGGAACGGATTTCGAAGGCGGGACGGTGGTGAAAGTGGTAACAGGTGAGTCGCAAGAAGCGCTCGAAGCGCGATTTGCCGCATATCCCGTCTCCTCGATAAGAGCCTCCGGCGGTGAGAACGAGATGAGCATAGAATTCGGCCAGATGAGTGATTCGCAGAAGGATGAATTGATAGCTATGCTTCAAGCGGATTACGGCTCGTATGAGCTGCGCGACATCAGCCCGCTATTTGGCGAGGAATTGCAGGGGCAGGCCAAGGATGCCGTGGTGGTCGCATTCATTCTGATGGCACTCGTCGTTTTCGTGGTGTTCAGAACGGTTATTCCACCGTTAGCGGTTATCTTCGCCGCGTTCTCCAATATCGTTGTTGCTCTCGCCTGCATGAACGTCGTAGGCCTGGAATTGTCGCTCGGGACGGTCGCCGCACTGCTTATGCTCATCGGCTACTCTGTGGACTCGAATATCTTACTGACGACGAATCTGCTGCGTAAGAAGGGCGATTTAAACGAGAAGGTCCGGAATACCATGAAGACCGGTGTGACGATGACGTTCACGACGTTCGTTGCGATATTTGCCATGTTCCTCGTTTCTTCTACTATCCATCTGTTCTCCGCGCATTTCGCGCCCATACCCATTTTACGGGACATATCACTCGTGATCTTGTTCGGTCTCGTAATGGACTTGATGAACACGTGGCTCTTTAACGCCGGGGTATTACGGTGGTACTTGGAGCGGAAGGAGAGCAAGAAATACGGTAAACGACCGGTGAAAAGCGGCGCGACAAAAAAGAAGAATGCGAAGAACAAAAGTAGCATGGTGTAA
- a CDS encoding methyltransferase domain-containing protein, translating into MNPERRAYVHGYSDRELARLYDQANTLAELLHYDTAYPAGSEVLEVGCGVGAQTVILTRNSPEAQFTAIDISKTSISQARALCEREGVHNVRFQKEDIFELPFEPERFDHIFVCFVLEHLQDPANALACLKTVLKPGGSITVIEGDHGSAYFYPESKDALRTIQCLIDIQARMNGNALIGRQLYPLLSTARFDNVRVAPRMVYVDSSKPHLVEGFTKNTFIAMVEGVREQALALNLIDAETWANGIADLYRTTEPDGTFCYTFFKGTATK; encoded by the coding sequence ATGAATCCCGAGCGGCGTGCGTACGTCCATGGCTATTCGGATCGAGAACTGGCCCGATTATACGATCAGGCAAATACGTTAGCTGAGCTGTTGCATTACGATACCGCTTACCCGGCCGGAAGCGAGGTTCTGGAAGTCGGCTGCGGCGTCGGTGCTCAAACGGTTATCCTGACACGAAACAGCCCTGAAGCGCAGTTCACTGCCATTGATATCTCCAAAACGTCGATCAGTCAAGCACGCGCATTATGCGAACGAGAAGGGGTACACAATGTTAGATTTCAAAAAGAGGACATCTTTGAGCTGCCATTTGAACCCGAGCGGTTTGACCATATCTTTGTCTGCTTCGTGCTTGAACATTTACAAGACCCCGCGAACGCACTAGCGTGTTTAAAGACCGTGCTGAAACCAGGCGGCTCGATTACCGTCATCGAGGGCGACCACGGCTCGGCCTATTTCTATCCCGAAAGTAAGGACGCATTGCGAACTATACAGTGCCTGATTGATATCCAGGCGCGCATGAACGGCAACGCCCTGATCGGCCGCCAGCTCTACCCGCTGCTCTCCACCGCGCGATTTGACAATGTCCGGGTAGCCCCGCGTATGGTCTACGTCGATTCAAGCAAGCCCCACCTGGTAGAAGGCTTCACCAAAAATACCTTCATTGCCATGGTCGAGGGCGTCAGAGAGCAGGCGTTAGCGTTAAACCTGATCGATGCGGAAACCTGGGCAAACGGAATCGCAGACCTCTACCGGACAACCGAGCCCGATGGCACCTTCTGCTATACCTTCTTTAAAGGCACCGCAACGAAATGA
- a CDS encoding type II toxin-antitoxin system VapC family toxin: MAAEKVVIDASVVAKWFLEEVYSTEALRLRDKYISGKVELASPCIMPYEVLNALRYSGVYTKDALMSVVRSLERYGIELWDLRLAYGQKVAKVAMDLDITVYDASYVALAGIVNARLVTADEELVAKAKDLINLTHIRELK, from the coding sequence ATGGCGGCAGAGAAGGTCGTAATTGATGCGTCTGTAGTCGCAAAATGGTTCCTGGAGGAAGTTTACAGCACTGAAGCGCTTCGGCTCAGAGATAAGTACATCAGCGGCAAGGTTGAACTTGCGAGCCCCTGTATTATGCCCTATGAGGTTCTTAACGCGTTGCGATACAGTGGTGTATACACAAAGGATGCACTGATGAGTGTTGTCAGATCCCTGGAGCGGTACGGAATAGAACTGTGGGATTTACGGCTGGCCTACGGGCAAAAGGTAGCGAAAGTGGCGATGGATCTCGATATCACCGTTTACGACGCCAGTTATGTTGCTCTGGCCGGGATCGTCAATGCGCGCTTGGTGACTGCGGATGAAGAACTGGTAGCCAAAGCTAAGGATCTTATAAATCTGACGCACATTAGAGAGCTAAAATAG
- a CDS encoding Eco57I restriction-modification methylase domain-containing protein, whose amino-acid sequence MVSTTDWRRILPVLQDLNDIETLRRLFIDELNYDYENQDLVIEYPESIREAIHSTKIIAEKGAFKIVLCNIETLLKGIELHAVKAISRYYLYNLIVFTNPKSDEFHFVNTKYIGGIRPNNVRGFRRITVGKTERLRTAADRLARIFAPEGIAPSALMAQCEDAFDVEAVSKAFYEEFVKRYKDLRDAIKSHNRLLDKKDADKLTQEITNRLIFLYFIQKKGWLNQDYSFLYNGFTRLNSENREFYKEFLVPLFKRLSDPDFDHPEFETIPFLNGGLFEFDDGLEGNVTIPNDAFKSLFDDLLERFNFTIREDTEYEEEVAIDPEMLGRIFEQLILSLESEQFKDIPDPRRASGSYYTPRFIVSFMVKQALLNYLVTELPQIPREALKALVFELSTEGIDDPALVKEKLLVLKIVDPGVGSGAFSVDILNKLVSLIEKLNEHLGTQEERYYLRKKLIEDCIYGVDCQERAVHLARLRLWLSLIVDIEVEDLGAIPPLINLDFKIVRGNSLVSKICGFSFDLETQLSGKVKKSEEQMRLLGLRGKYNSLKLKYAEAITAAEKEKLKSQIDKTRREITIWVLERIRTKKEKDLKAVGAQRTLVEKSTRELANEERLREAIKQELSDIDEKIREIKAGKEIDAFNWELNFFEVMDVSRGGFDIVIANPPYGVAVDKSISNAEFGLGSKDSYGVFAALGVNILKPGGTLCYIMSDTWQTIRTHYPLRKKLFEETKAQYLISVPMRTFKATVNTGIYLFKKSAPDKIKNNFIIAADFHGRDIKTGDLETAFDTLIQIEPDETAQDGYTIISDEEKAIYVYRQKMIKRFSNLSFFIASPKLFALMDDTTNVIPGNPPVMSVKFNGKAIELVRLGNIAKVLAGLQTSDNKYYLRQFPNTKGSNYREIDLSLVLKEEELEKIREDEKLKQEIIEKGISTNPIHQHRYFGGRYFVPYDKGGASDVEEGWLPNYYVPTPYFIDWSEKAVKNLLEGTLIRAQSKKPYPRNIRYYFKEGISFSSRGLFSPTFRLGSISPFDKESSCIFVDNEYWYLGLLSSKFAKFIFRSYIQHTVSSDVDSLKKIIIPFNISNNKKIEDYVISIISTQKQNPKYDYMTNEQLEIDKRVYELYNLNEEDIQEVENWYYRRYPKLAHAIEERLKAKNNG is encoded by the coding sequence ATGGTGAGTACGACAGATTGGCGAAGAATCCTACCAGTTCTTCAAGATCTAAATGACATCGAAACCCTAAGAAGACTCTTTATCGACGAACTGAATTATGATTATGAAAACCAAGATCTGGTTATCGAATATCCTGAGAGTATACGCGAAGCGATACACTCGACGAAGATAATTGCAGAAAAGGGCGCGTTTAAGATTGTTCTCTGCAACATCGAGACTCTTTTAAAAGGCATTGAACTCCATGCTGTCAAAGCTATCTCGCGTTACTATCTCTATAATCTCATCGTTTTTACGAATCCAAAGAGCGACGAGTTCCATTTCGTGAACACCAAATATATTGGCGGTATAAGACCCAATAATGTTCGCGGATTCCGGAGGATCACCGTTGGTAAAACCGAGAGGCTGAGAACCGCTGCGGATAGATTGGCAAGAATATTCGCTCCCGAAGGCATAGCGCCGTCGGCTCTGATGGCTCAATGTGAAGATGCCTTCGATGTCGAGGCAGTCTCTAAAGCGTTCTATGAAGAGTTTGTGAAAAGATACAAGGATTTAAGAGACGCTATTAAATCGCATAACCGTCTGCTGGATAAAAAGGACGCTGACAAGCTGACGCAAGAGATTACAAACCGCTTGATATTCCTGTACTTCATCCAGAAAAAAGGCTGGCTCAATCAAGATTACAGCTTCCTTTACAACGGCTTCACACGGCTAAATTCAGAAAACCGGGAGTTTTACAAAGAGTTCCTCGTGCCGCTCTTTAAGAGGCTCTCTGACCCTGATTTCGACCATCCTGAGTTTGAAACGATTCCATTCCTTAATGGTGGTTTGTTCGAGTTCGATGACGGGCTTGAGGGTAACGTCACTATACCAAACGACGCCTTCAAGAGCCTGTTTGATGACCTGTTGGAACGATTCAATTTCACCATACGCGAGGACACCGAGTACGAAGAGGAAGTCGCAATCGACCCCGAGATGCTGGGCCGAATCTTCGAGCAGCTTATCCTTTCGTTAGAATCCGAACAGTTCAAAGATATTCCTGATCCCCGTCGCGCATCGGGCAGTTATTACACGCCACGCTTTATCGTCTCGTTCATGGTGAAACAGGCGCTTTTGAATTATCTCGTCACTGAATTACCCCAAATTCCAAGAGAAGCGTTAAAGGCGCTCGTGTTCGAGCTCTCTACCGAGGGAATTGACGACCCGGCACTTGTAAAGGAGAAACTCCTCGTATTGAAGATCGTTGACCCTGGTGTCGGGTCAGGTGCCTTTTCCGTCGATATCCTCAATAAATTGGTGAGTTTGATCGAGAAGCTCAATGAGCACTTAGGCACACAGGAAGAGCGGTATTACTTGAGAAAGAAGCTCATTGAGGATTGCATTTACGGCGTTGACTGCCAGGAGAGAGCGGTGCATCTTGCACGGCTGCGATTGTGGCTCTCCTTAATTGTAGACATTGAAGTTGAAGATCTCGGGGCTATTCCACCGCTGATTAACCTCGATTTCAAAATTGTCAGAGGCAACAGCCTGGTATCAAAGATCTGCGGCTTCTCGTTTGATCTCGAAACCCAACTGAGTGGCAAGGTGAAGAAATCAGAGGAGCAGATGAGGCTGCTGGGGTTGCGAGGGAAATATAACTCCCTGAAACTCAAATACGCCGAGGCGATAACGGCTGCCGAAAAAGAGAAGCTGAAATCGCAAATAGACAAAACGAGACGGGAAATCACCATCTGGGTGCTCGAGCGTATCCGCACCAAGAAGGAGAAAGATTTGAAGGCCGTAGGTGCCCAACGCACCCTGGTCGAAAAGAGCACAAGGGAGCTTGCTAATGAAGAGCGCTTGAGGGAGGCGATTAAGCAGGAATTATCAGATATCGACGAAAAGATCAGGGAAATCAAAGCGGGCAAGGAGATCGATGCGTTCAACTGGGAGCTGAACTTCTTCGAGGTGATGGACGTTAGTAGAGGCGGGTTTGATATTGTTATTGCCAACCCTCCTTACGGCGTTGCGGTTGATAAATCGATTTCTAATGCGGAATTTGGTCTCGGTAGTAAAGACAGTTACGGTGTCTTTGCTGCGCTTGGTGTAAACATCTTAAAGCCCGGCGGCACGCTCTGCTACATCATGAGCGATACGTGGCAGACCATCCGAACGCACTATCCGTTGAGAAAGAAACTGTTCGAAGAGACCAAAGCGCAGTATCTCATATCCGTGCCGATGCGGACATTCAAAGCCACCGTTAACACCGGCATTTATCTCTTCAAGAAAAGCGCTCCTGACAAGATTAAAAACAATTTTATTATAGCTGCAGACTTCCACGGGCGGGATATCAAAACCGGGGATTTAGAAACCGCCTTTGATACCTTGATTCAAATTGAACCAGATGAGACTGCGCAAGACGGGTATACCATCATCTCAGATGAAGAGAAGGCGATCTATGTCTACCGGCAGAAGATGATCAAACGGTTTTCCAATCTCTCGTTCTTCATCGCCTCGCCGAAATTATTTGCGCTGATGGACGATACTACAAACGTTATCCCGGGGAATCCGCCGGTGATGAGCGTCAAGTTCAATGGAAAAGCTATTGAACTGGTGAGACTTGGAAATATTGCAAAGGTACTGGCGGGGCTTCAAACCAGTGACAATAAGTATTATTTACGGCAATTTCCAAATACCAAAGGTTCGAATTACCGGGAGATTGACTTAAGTCTCGTGTTAAAAGAAGAAGAACTTGAGAAGATAAGAGAAGATGAGAAACTGAAGCAAGAGATCATCGAAAAAGGTATATCCACAAACCCGATACATCAACACCGATATTTTGGTGGTAGATACTTTGTCCCTTATGACAAAGGTGGTGCATCAGATGTTGAAGAAGGCTGGCTGCCAAACTATTATGTGCCTACGCCTTACTTCATCGACTGGTCTGAAAAAGCAGTGAAAAATCTTTTAGAAGGCACACTCATCAGAGCGCAATCAAAAAAACCATATCCAAGAAATATTAGGTATTACTTCAAAGAAGGAATTAGCTTTTCTTCGAGAGGCTTGTTTTCCCCAACCTTTAGATTGGGCTCTATTTCACCATTTGATAAAGAAAGTTCTTGCATTTTTGTGGATAATGAATATTGGTATCTAGGTTTGCTCTCTTCTAAGTTTGCAAAATTTATATTTAGATCTTATATTCAACATACCGTATCATCTGATGTTGATTCATTGAAAAAGATAATAATACCCTTTAATATATCCAACAATAAAAAAATTGAAGATTATGTTATATCTATTATTTCAACACAAAAACAAAATCCAAAATATGACTACATGACCAACGAGCAGCTTGAGATTGATAAGCGGGTATACGAGCTGTACAATCTCAACGAAGAAGACATCCAGGAAGTTGAGAACTGGTATTACCGCAGGTATCCGAAGTTAGCACACGCGATTGAAGAGCGGTTGAAGGCGAAGAACAATGGCTGA
- a CDS encoding DMT family transporter has translation MERPHITGKPSGTIPLAASVTLVLLCFLWGGNQVSIKISNQGIPPLLAATIRSGVAACLLWVYARFLGKGVFLKRGELRHGMVIGTLFGLEFLCLYQGLDFTHASRGTIFLYMHPFWVALGAHLLLMNDRLTALKAGGLVSAFGGLILVFGSRSPTLGPHFWIGDLMVLAATFFWAATTVYIKKIVETRDFTHYQTLFAQLFFSLPLMAAAFLIFELDEPLSLNTLVLGAIGYQCVVVAFFSYLLWFWMIHRFPVSRLTAFTFLAPLFGVILSGLVLKEPLPLLLWLGLILVGAGIYLVNRPSINLGR, from the coding sequence ATGGAAAGACCTCACATCACCGGAAAGCCTTCTGGAACCATACCGCTTGCCGCGAGTGTAACGCTCGTACTGCTCTGCTTTCTCTGGGGTGGGAACCAGGTCAGCATCAAGATCAGCAATCAAGGTATTCCACCGCTTCTGGCCGCTACGATCCGGTCAGGTGTTGCCGCGTGCCTTCTCTGGGTGTATGCCCGCTTCTTGGGAAAAGGGGTATTTCTGAAAAGAGGTGAGCTGCGGCACGGCATGGTCATTGGCACCCTCTTCGGGCTCGAATTCCTCTGCCTCTACCAGGGGCTGGATTTCACCCACGCTTCCCGGGGCACTATATTCCTCTATATGCACCCGTTCTGGGTTGCGCTCGGCGCTCATCTCCTCCTCATGAACGATCGCCTCACCGCGCTCAAAGCTGGCGGGTTGGTATCAGCTTTTGGCGGGCTTATTTTAGTTTTTGGATCGCGCTCGCCAACGCTGGGTCCGCACTTCTGGATAGGCGATCTGATGGTGCTGGCTGCCACATTCTTCTGGGCTGCTACGACCGTTTATATCAAAAAGATCGTGGAGACCCGCGATTTCACGCATTATCAAACCCTCTTCGCGCAGCTCTTCTTTTCTCTTCCGCTCATGGCTGCCGCATTTCTGATCTTCGAGCTGGACGAGCCTCTTTCGCTGAACACGCTGGTGTTAGGGGCCATCGGCTATCAGTGCGTCGTCGTCGCGTTCTTCAGCTATCTGCTCTGGTTCTGGATGATTCATCGCTTCCCCGTGAGCCGACTCACGGCATTTACCTTCCTGGCTCCGCTCTTCGGCGTTATCCTGAGCGGTCTGGTGTTAAAAGAACCCTTACCTCTGTTACTCTGGCTTGGCCTCATACTCGTCGGTGCCGGCATTTATCTCGTCAATCGTCCCTCCATCAATCTCGGTCGGTGA
- a CDS encoding ATP-dependent DNA helicase — MPKIATNPGGDAYFPFPSIREGQREFMDDVRDSVESENILFAHAPTGIGKTAAALVPTLQYALANEKTVLFLTSKRSQHKIAIDTLRLIKAHANLKFVAVDITSKQSMCPRAVSIYREYHSLFHEFCRSEQKNKRCRYFLKNDEEALRRIMDDILHVEELCDWCTGRGVCPYKAALEVAARADVVVCDYNYLFDPGIAERMLEKLEAGLDDLIVIVDEAHNLPDRIRNNLSNTLRLSTITGAAREIKYSDREMYGNLLEVEKIFAKLALKASETNAAEIPVERNFLLEEMEKVLRRRIEAIGYDEFVTRLQSLAGELDTGTNEVQTAESANSVLSAEEKRLLKSLKKDQYRSASTTRHAKYNKDLEAAQRNILNVAEFLDTWRTRERCIRIFSLAQRENPALYFKLLDPAVVSAPIFARVHAAIMMSGTLCPAEMYADVLGVTPARTRGKEIVMREYQSPFPEENRPIVVTKELTTKYTKRGEEMYRKVAGKISDVARYVRGGMAVFFPSYALLNNIAAYLPDDVHRRAMVERREMNKNEKNRLYELLRDTTDGILLAVQGGSFSEGLDYESNTLKAIIVVGLPLSPPTLEVKTIESYYTGKYGSEKGRLYGYLYPAVTKVLQAAGRGIRSEHDRCIIVLMDYRFAQFPYKNCLPSDYKVTFTDRAEMLCRKFF; from the coding sequence ATGCCAAAAATCGCGACTAACCCAGGAGGCGACGCATATTTCCCCTTCCCTTCGATACGCGAGGGTCAGCGTGAGTTCATGGACGATGTACGGGACTCGGTGGAATCCGAGAACATCCTCTTCGCGCATGCGCCGACCGGAATCGGGAAGACCGCTGCTGCGCTCGTTCCCACCTTACAGTACGCACTGGCGAACGAAAAGACGGTCTTATTCCTCACGTCCAAACGCAGCCAGCACAAGATCGCGATCGACACGCTCCGGTTGATAAAAGCGCATGCCAACCTCAAGTTCGTCGCGGTTGATATCACCTCGAAGCAGTCCATGTGCCCACGCGCGGTCTCGATCTATCGTGAGTACCATTCGCTCTTCCACGAGTTCTGCAGGTCTGAGCAGAAGAACAAACGCTGCCGGTATTTCCTCAAGAACGACGAAGAAGCTCTGCGGCGAATAATGGATGACATACTGCACGTGGAGGAGCTCTGCGATTGGTGCACCGGTCGCGGCGTATGCCCGTATAAAGCGGCTCTGGAAGTGGCTGCACGTGCTGACGTGGTCGTGTGCGATTATAATTACCTCTTTGATCCTGGCATTGCGGAGCGGATGTTAGAGAAGCTTGAGGCGGGTTTGGACGACCTGATTGTGATCGTTGACGAAGCGCATAACCTGCCGGACCGCATTCGCAACAATCTCAGCAACACCCTGCGACTGAGCACGATCACCGGTGCCGCACGGGAAATCAAGTACAGCGACCGCGAGATGTACGGCAACCTCCTGGAAGTAGAAAAGATCTTCGCGAAATTGGCATTGAAAGCGAGTGAAACCAACGCGGCTGAGATACCGGTGGAGCGGAATTTCCTGCTCGAAGAGATGGAGAAGGTCTTAAGACGGCGGATCGAGGCGATAGGCTATGATGAGTTCGTAACCAGGCTTCAAAGCCTTGCCGGTGAGCTCGATACGGGAACAAACGAAGTGCAAACCGCTGAAAGCGCCAACTCCGTGCTCTCCGCGGAAGAGAAACGGCTCCTCAAAAGCTTGAAGAAGGACCAATACCGCTCCGCAAGCACGACGCGCCACGCAAAATATAATAAGGATCTCGAGGCGGCACAGCGGAATATCCTCAACGTTGCGGAGTTCCTGGATACCTGGCGCACACGCGAGCGATGCATACGGATATTCTCGCTCGCACAGCGTGAGAATCCAGCGCTCTACTTCAAACTGCTCGACCCCGCGGTAGTCAGCGCGCCGATCTTCGCCCGGGTGCATGCAGCCATCATGATGAGCGGCACGTTATGCCCTGCCGAGATGTATGCCGATGTGCTCGGCGTTACGCCTGCCCGAACTCGGGGCAAAGAGATCGTGATGCGCGAGTATCAGTCGCCGTTCCCTGAAGAGAACCGCCCAATTGTCGTTACGAAAGAGCTCACCACGAAATATACAAAACGGGGCGAGGAGATGTACCGGAAAGTAGCAGGGAAGATAAGCGACGTGGCCCGCTACGTGCGAGGCGGCATGGCGGTCTTCTTCCCCTCGTATGCGCTTCTCAACAACATAGCCGCGTATCTGCCGGATGACGTACACAGACGGGCAATGGTGGAGCGCCGCGAGATGAACAAGAATGAGAAGAACCGTTTATACGAGTTGCTCCGGGACACGACCGATGGGATCTTGCTCGCCGTGCAGGGCGGTTCGTTCTCTGAGGGCCTGGATTACGAGTCCAACACGCTCAAGGCGATTATCGTCGTTGGACTCCCGTTAAGTCCGCCCACACTGGAAGTGAAAACGATCGAAAGCTATTATACCGGCAAATACGGATCGGAAAAGGGAAGGTTGTACGGCTATCTCTACCCCGCGGTGACCAAGGTACTGCAAGCGGCTGGCAGAGGCATACGAAGCGAGCACGACCGATGCATCATTGTGCTTATGGATTACCGGTTCGCGCAGTTCCCGTATAAAAACTGCCTCCCCTCTGATTACAAGGTTACCTTCACCGATCGCGCGGAAATGCTCTGTCGAAAGTTCTTCTGA
- a CDS encoding sodium:alanine symporter family protein — protein sequence MMIHQILTAVDAIVWGPVMMLLLIGTGIFLTLRLRGLQARKLPSALRLILTRKEEGEGDISPFRAFMTSLSGAIGTGNIAGVATAISLGGPGALFWMWLTALVGMATTFVEATLAIHFREELPDGTMIGGPFYYLERGLNNPRLGLALGMAFATCCVFSSFGIGNMAQANSLSLAVKDTFHIPGIVTGLLLAVVVGLVVIGGIKRLGYVAGNLVPFMAALYVSAAMVVLILNFEAVPGAFVLIIESAISGHAAVGGFTGATVAQAVRYGIARGVFSNEAGMGSTPMAHATAMTPHSVQQGLIAMLGPFVDTVVVCSVTGLAIVSTGAWETGKTSTSLSIHAFNSQIGYAGDLVITFGMVLFAFTTILTWSFYGKQCLAYFLKRVSEDPGFYQVFLKVYYAVFLVGLVIGAGVVDLPRAATYLVDIWLFSDITNALMAIPNLIGLVLLSKIVVNLFKDYFPF from the coding sequence ATGATGATACACCAGATTCTCACCGCGGTCGATGCTATTGTCTGGGGTCCGGTTATGATGCTTCTGCTCATCGGGACCGGCATATTCCTCACGCTCAGGTTACGGGGACTTCAGGCGCGTAAACTGCCGTCTGCGCTCCGGCTCATACTCACCCGTAAGGAAGAGGGCGAAGGGGACATATCGCCGTTTCGTGCGTTTATGACCTCGCTCTCGGGCGCCATCGGCACGGGCAATATCGCCGGCGTTGCCACGGCAATCTCGCTCGGCGGTCCGGGCGCGCTCTTCTGGATGTGGCTGACCGCCCTCGTGGGCATGGCAACCACGTTCGTCGAAGCTACACTTGCCATCCATTTCCGGGAAGAGCTGCCTGACGGTACCATGATCGGCGGACCATTCTATTATCTTGAACGGGGCTTGAACAATCCGCGATTGGGCCTGGCACTGGGTATGGCATTTGCTACCTGTTGCGTCTTCTCGTCCTTTGGCATCGGCAATATGGCCCAGGCTAACTCGCTCTCCCTTGCAGTAAAGGATACGTTCCACATCCCCGGAATTGTCACGGGCTTACTGCTGGCAGTTGTAGTGGGGCTGGTGGTCATTGGCGGCATAAAGAGACTGGGCTATGTGGCCGGGAATCTGGTGCCGTTCATGGCTGCTCTTTACGTTTCCGCGGCCATGGTCGTTTTGATACTGAACTTCGAGGCGGTACCCGGGGCTTTCGTGCTGATCATCGAGAGCGCCATATCAGGCCACGCAGCGGTTGGCGGATTCACCGGTGCTACCGTGGCTCAAGCCGTGCGGTACGGCATCGCCCGAGGGGTCTTCTCCAATGAAGCGGGTATGGGCAGCACGCCCATGGCGCATGCCACGGCAATGACACCACACAGCGTCCAGCAGGGCTTGATTGCCATGCTCGGGCCGTTCGTTGATACCGTCGTGGTCTGTTCCGTGACCGGGCTGGCCATTGTCTCCACCGGTGCGTGGGAGACCGGCAAGACCAGCACCTCGCTGAGCATCCACGCATTCAACTCCCAGATCGGCTATGCGGGCGATTTGGTGATAACATTCGGCATGGTGCTATTTGCCTTTACCACCATACTGACCTGGTCATTCTACGGCAAGCAGTGCCTCGCATACTTTCTGAAACGAGTGTCAGAAGACCCCGGATTCTACCAGGTATTCCTCAAGGTATACTATGCTGTGTTCCTGGTGGGGCTCGTCATCGGTGCCGGTGTCGTGGACCTTCCACGCGCGGCTACCTACCTCGTGGATATCTGGCTTTTCTCTGATATCACCAATGCGCTGATGGCCATTCCCAACTTGATCGGGTTAGTTCTGCTAAGTAAGATTGTGGTAAACTTGTTCAAGGATTATTTCCCGTTCTGA